One window from the genome of Nocardia higoensis encodes:
- a CDS encoding HAD-IIA family hydrolase has product MDGVLVSEDHLVPGADKFLAELRTNEIPFLVLTNNSIRTPRDLQARLRLTGLDIPEEAIWTSALATAAFLDAQRPGGTAYVVGESGLTTALHEIGYVLTDRDPDYVVLGETRTYSFEAITTAIRLVERGARFIATNPDATGPSREGLLPATGSVAALITRATGREPYYVGKPNPLMMRSALRRIGAHSQSAVMIGDRMDTDVISGLEAGMRTILVTTTGISTRASVEQFPYRPTLVLDTVADLVGRTANPFA; this is encoded by the coding sequence ATGGACGGCGTCTTGGTCAGCGAGGACCACCTGGTCCCCGGCGCGGACAAGTTCCTCGCCGAACTGCGCACGAACGAGATCCCCTTTCTCGTCCTCACCAACAACTCCATCCGCACCCCGCGCGACCTGCAAGCCCGCCTGCGCCTGACCGGCCTGGACATCCCCGAGGAGGCCATCTGGACCTCCGCCCTGGCCACCGCCGCCTTCCTCGACGCCCAGCGCCCCGGCGGCACCGCCTACGTCGTCGGCGAATCCGGCCTCACCACCGCCCTGCACGAGATCGGCTACGTCCTCACCGACCGCGACCCCGACTACGTCGTTCTCGGCGAAACCCGCACGTACTCTTTCGAAGCCATCACCACCGCCATCCGGCTGGTCGAGCGCGGCGCCCGGTTCATCGCCACCAATCCCGACGCCACCGGGCCCTCCCGCGAGGGGCTGCTCCCCGCCACCGGCTCGGTCGCCGCCCTGATCACCCGCGCCACCGGGCGCGAGCCGTACTACGTCGGCAAGCCGAACCCGCTGATGATGCGCTCGGCCCTGCGTCGCATCGGCGCGCACTCCCAATCGGCCGTCATGATCGGCGATCGGATGGACACCGACGTCATCTCCGGCCTCGAGGCCGGTATGCGCACCATCCTGGTGACCACCACCGGCATCTCCACCCGCGCGTCGGTCGAGCAATTCCCCTACCGCCCGACACTGGTGCTGGACACGGTAGCCGATCTCGTCGGCCGGACCGCGAACCCCTTCGCCTGA